One segment of Terriglobia bacterium DNA contains the following:
- a CDS encoding cytochrome c oxidase subunit 3 — protein sequence MNQPRPVLDVSRTPTVVFGHRSIIWWGQSGLMAIEGTMFAIFIATYFFLRTRETDWPPGFDLPALKWGSINLALLVLSALPNQWLKKKSEQGELRAVRIGLIAMSLIGIVNCAIRALEFPSLNCVWDGNAYGSVTWTLLGFHTFHLVTDTLDTLVLTVIMFFTPIEGRRFEDVSVNALYWYFIIITFIATYLVIYWAPRWL from the coding sequence CTGAACCAGCCGCGTCCCGTGCTTGACGTCTCCCGCACTCCGACCGTCGTATTCGGTCATCGCTCCATTATCTGGTGGGGACAATCGGGATTAATGGCGATTGAAGGCACCATGTTCGCTATCTTCATCGCCACTTACTTTTTCCTGCGCACCCGCGAAACCGACTGGCCGCCTGGGTTTGATCTCCCTGCGCTGAAGTGGGGAAGCATTAACCTCGCGCTCCTGGTGCTCAGCGCGCTCCCCAACCAGTGGCTGAAGAAAAAATCCGAGCAAGGCGAGCTTAGGGCTGTGCGCATTGGGTTGATAGCCATGTCCCTGATTGGCATTGTGAATTGCGCCATCCGCGCCTTGGAGTTTCCGTCACTCAACTGTGTCTGGGACGGAAACGCCTATGGCTCGGTTACATGGACGCTGCTGGGCTTCCACACGTTTCATCTTGTAACCGATACCTTGGACACGCTGGTATTGACGGTGATCATGTTTTTTACGCCCATTGAGGGGCGCAGATTTGAGGACGTTAGCGTAAATGCGCTGTATTGGTACTTCATCATCATTACTTTTATCGCCACGTATCTGGTGATCTATTGGGCGCCGCGATGGTTATAA
- the ctaD gene encoding cytochrome c oxidase subunit I, with protein sequence MNRLANLERVWKDPSGFWGWFTHVNHRSIGKRYMVTAFAFFLAGGVLAALMRIQLSRPENHFLGPDLYNQIFTTHGSTMMFLFAVPMMFEALSVYLVPLMVGNRNICFPRLNAYSYYVYLAGGLLLYAGLFVNTGPDAGWFAYVPLSGPDFTPGKRSDIWAQMITFTELSALAVAVEVIITTFKLRAPGMSLNRIPLFVWAQAIVAFMVIFAMPAVMLSSTMLLMDRTVNTHFFNPAEGGDAILYQHLFWFFGHPEVYIIFIPGTGIVSTIISTFSRRRIFGYTAILLSMVGTAFVGFGLWVHHMFATGLPQMGESFFTAASLMVVIASGTQVFCWLVTMWTGKVVLKTPMLFALAFFFVFVMGGLTGVLMASVPVDLQIHDTFFIVAHFHYVLIGGAVFPLFGALYYWMPKITGRMLNEAAGKWHFWLFFIGFNMTFFPMHILGLRGMPRRVYTYSSSMHWGSLNMLASTGVVFMTAAVLIFIANFFWHQKKGELAGNNPWGAATLEWATSSPPPVYNFAELPTVNGRDALWDALPNQPIVEGLDEDCRQVLMTRVMDADPDHRDEFPEATPVPFIAAIATSGFFISTIFTAKAFFPTIIVVGIVFLIWYWPRRQPSLRRREREIWEH encoded by the coding sequence ATGAACCGGCTGGCGAACCTGGAGCGAGTCTGGAAAGATCCTTCAGGCTTTTGGGGTTGGTTCACTCACGTAAACCATCGCTCCATCGGCAAGCGCTACATGGTTACGGCATTTGCCTTTTTTCTTGCGGGCGGTGTGTTGGCCGCGCTGATGCGTATCCAACTGTCGCGACCGGAGAACCATTTCCTGGGGCCGGATCTTTACAACCAGATATTCACCACGCACGGCAGCACCATGATGTTCCTGTTTGCCGTCCCCATGATGTTTGAAGCGCTCTCAGTTTACCTGGTGCCACTCATGGTAGGAAACCGGAACATTTGTTTCCCGCGGCTGAACGCTTATAGCTATTACGTGTATCTTGCGGGCGGCTTACTGCTTTACGCCGGTCTGTTCGTCAATACAGGCCCGGATGCGGGCTGGTTCGCCTACGTTCCACTTTCAGGCCCGGACTTCACTCCGGGAAAACGCTCTGATATCTGGGCGCAGATGATTACGTTTACGGAACTTTCAGCCCTGGCGGTCGCGGTAGAAGTGATCATCACGACTTTCAAATTGCGGGCGCCGGGAATGTCCTTGAACCGGATTCCGCTGTTTGTGTGGGCGCAGGCCATCGTTGCTTTTATGGTGATCTTCGCCATGCCCGCCGTAATGCTCTCCAGCACGATGTTGCTGATGGACCGCACGGTGAACACGCATTTTTTCAATCCCGCGGAAGGTGGCGACGCAATTCTTTACCAGCACCTCTTCTGGTTTTTTGGTCACCCGGAGGTCTACATCATTTTTATTCCCGGGACAGGGATTGTCTCCACCATCATCTCCACGTTTTCTCGGCGACGCATCTTCGGCTATACCGCAATCCTGCTTTCGATGGTCGGCACCGCGTTTGTTGGCTTCGGTCTCTGGGTGCATCATATGTTTGCCACCGGGCTGCCGCAGATGGGGGAAAGCTTCTTCACCGCGGCCAGCCTGATGGTGGTGATCGCCAGCGGGACGCAGGTGTTCTGCTGGCTGGTAACAATGTGGACTGGCAAAGTGGTGTTGAAGACGCCCATGCTGTTTGCGCTGGCATTTTTCTTTGTATTTGTAATGGGCGGGCTTACCGGTGTGCTCATGGCCTCAGTGCCGGTCGATCTGCAGATTCACGACACCTTTTTCATTGTGGCGCATTTTCACTACGTGCTGATCGGTGGCGCGGTGTTTCCGCTGTTTGGCGCGCTCTACTACTGGATGCCGAAGATTACGGGGCGCATGCTTAATGAGGCAGCAGGGAAGTGGCACTTCTGGCTATTCTTTATCGGCTTCAACATGACATTCTTCCCCATGCACATCCTGGGGTTGCGGGGAATGCCACGCCGTGTCTATACGTATTCATCCAGCATGCATTGGGGGAGCCTCAACATGCTGGCAAGCACCGGCGTGGTCTTTATGACGGCTGCCGTTCTGATCTTTATCGCCAACTTTTTCTGGCACCAGAAAAAGGGTGAGCTTGCCGGAAATAATCCATGGGGCGCGGCTACGCTGGAATGGGCCACCAGTTCTCCGCCTCCGGTATATAACTTTGCTGAACTTCCCACCGTCAATGGCCGTGATGCGCTCTGGGACGCGCTGCCCAACCAGCCCATTGTGGAAGGACTGGACGAAGATTGCCGGCAAGTGCTTATGACCAGGGTCATGGATGCTGATCCCGATCACCGGGACGAGTTTCCTGAAGCCACGCCCGTGCCTTTCATTGCCGCCATTGCCACCAGCGGATTTTTTATCAGCACCATTTTCACCGCAAAAGCTTTTTTTCCGACCATTATCGTTGTCGGCATCGTCTTTCTGATTTGGTATTGGCCCAGGCGGCAACCGAGCCTGCGCCGTAGAGAAAGGGAGATATGGGAACACTGA
- the coxB gene encoding cytochrome c oxidase subunit II produces MKRRSSFWLVALCCGLACLVSCHGNQSALDSKGLQAARIERLWWLMFSIIVAVYLVVLGWFGTAVLRSRTKQSVQEIPPQVNMEADRRMTVVVAWAIGLTVVLLFVMLTASVRTGHAIANLSSKNPVTIDVIGHQWWWEVRYEATQADQTVVTANEIHVPVGQPVVIKTSSVDVIHSFWAPNLHGKRDLIPGYQNAVWLQADQPGTYRGQCAEFCGHQHAHMAFFVVAEPLEKFNAWLAQQVSTPASPSDQVAKQGEQVFLTHTCVMCHTVRGNGSGGKLGPDLTHIASRMTIAAGTLPNNRGNLAGWILDSQSIKPGNKMPPNPLKPDDLNALLEYLETLK; encoded by the coding sequence ATGAAGCGCCGATCTTCATTCTGGCTGGTTGCGCTTTGCTGCGGGCTGGCGTGTCTGGTTTCCTGCCACGGAAACCAGAGCGCGCTGGATTCCAAGGGCCTGCAGGCAGCACGCATTGAGCGGCTGTGGTGGCTGATGTTTTCGATCATAGTCGCGGTTTACCTGGTGGTACTGGGGTGGTTTGGCACAGCGGTTCTCCGCTCTCGCACAAAGCAATCCGTGCAGGAAATTCCGCCACAGGTAAATATGGAGGCTGACCGCCGCATGACCGTGGTCGTCGCGTGGGCCATTGGTCTAACCGTTGTGCTGCTGTTTGTAATGCTCACGGCAAGTGTACGCACCGGACACGCCATCGCGAACCTTAGCTCGAAAAATCCGGTCACCATTGACGTTATTGGCCACCAGTGGTGGTGGGAGGTTCGCTATGAAGCAACACAAGCTGACCAAACAGTTGTCACGGCGAATGAGATTCATGTTCCCGTAGGGCAGCCCGTGGTGATCAAGACATCTTCTGTAGACGTGATTCACAGCTTTTGGGCCCCGAATCTTCATGGCAAGCGCGATCTGATTCCTGGATATCAGAATGCGGTGTGGCTCCAGGCCGACCAGCCTGGTACATATCGCGGGCAGTGCGCTGAATTCTGCGGCCACCAGCACGCGCATATGGCTTTCTTTGTAGTCGCAGAACCATTGGAGAAGTTCAACGCGTGGCTGGCACAACAGGTGAGCACCCCAGCATCGCCATCTGACCAGGTCGCCAAACAAGGAGAGCAGGTGTTTCTTACGCACACATGCGTTATGTGTCACACCGTTCGCGGCAACGGATCGGGTGGGAAGCTTGGGCCGGACCTTACCCATATCGCCAGCCGTATGACCATTGCAGCTGGCACTCTGCCGAACAATCGCGGCAATCTTGCCGGATGGATACTGGATTCGCAGTCGATCAAACCGGGCAACAAGATGCCTCCCAATCCACTGAAGCCTGACGACCTGAATGCTCTGCTCGAATATTTGGAGACACTGAAATGA
- a CDS encoding cytochrome c: MNKVRHILALAALLLAGCAREQRNFREATPSNETGEGVQMSDIAPGHSADRKPNANPYEDSAYSVSQGKQLYEMYNCVGCHAHGGGGIGPPLLDAKWIYGSEPQNIYETIVEGRPNGMPSFRGKIPESQIWEIVAYVRAISGQLPKDVSPGREDHMYTKRPEASTPKEHQPQTNVPPGQKEK; the protein is encoded by the coding sequence ATGAACAAGGTGCGGCACATTTTGGCATTAGCCGCGCTGCTGCTGGCCGGATGCGCGCGAGAGCAGCGCAACTTCCGCGAAGCTACACCTTCGAATGAGACAGGCGAAGGCGTGCAGATGAGTGACATTGCTCCGGGACACTCCGCTGATCGCAAGCCTAACGCCAATCCTTATGAAGACAGCGCCTATTCCGTGAGCCAGGGGAAGCAGCTTTATGAGATGTACAACTGCGTTGGTTGCCACGCGCATGGTGGTGGCGGGATAGGACCGCCTTTGCTCGATGCCAAGTGGATCTACGGAAGCGAGCCGCAGAACATCTACGAAACGATTGTGGAAGGACGCCCGAATGGGATGCCGTCTTTCCGCGGCAAGATTCCGGAATCACAAATTTGGGAGATTGTGGCCTACGTGCGAGCCATAAGCGGCCAGTTGCCTAAGGATGTTTCTCCCGGGCGGGAAGATCACATGTACACCAAGCGGCCGGAAGCTTCAACGCCGAAAGAACATCAGCCGCAAACTAACGTGCCACCAGGGCAAAAAGAAAAATGA
- a CDS encoding quinoprotein dehydrogenase-associated putative ABC transporter substrate-binding protein — protein MFLRFLKLCCVILAASSLAAASPALKVCADPDNLPFSNRQGQGFDNRIAELLARDLGRKLEFVWQRAGRGFVRENLNKGVCDVLVGVPVRFRPVLTTSPYYSSSYVFVTRKDRHLNLNSFDDPRLRKMKIGVQVLEDDYAPPARALSRRQLTQNIVGFDVAGDESQEIIRAVARGKIDVAIVWGPLAGYYAARQRVALDLRPVNPELDPPALPFRFAMAVAVRKSDRELKDQLDRALLKKHAQIERILRTYSVPEFQTATTQARLK, from the coding sequence ATGTTTTTGCGCTTCCTTAAATTGTGCTGCGTGATACTTGCAGCTTCATCGCTTGCCGCAGCTTCGCCGGCGCTGAAGGTGTGTGCTGATCCGGACAATTTGCCTTTCTCGAATCGACAGGGGCAAGGGTTTGATAACAGGATCGCTGAATTGCTGGCCCGTGATCTGGGACGCAAGCTTGAATTTGTGTGGCAGCGCGCGGGCCGCGGATTTGTACGGGAAAACCTGAATAAAGGCGTTTGCGACGTGCTGGTAGGTGTGCCGGTACGGTTTCGTCCGGTGCTTACCACAAGCCCTTACTACAGCTCCAGCTACGTTTTTGTCACGCGGAAAGATCGCCATCTCAACCTGAATTCATTCGACGATCCACGCCTGCGCAAAATGAAAATTGGTGTCCAGGTGCTCGAAGATGATTACGCGCCGCCGGCTCGCGCGCTTTCCCGCCGCCAGCTCACGCAGAATATCGTGGGATTCGATGTTGCCGGCGACGAGAGCCAGGAAATTATTCGCGCTGTGGCTCGGGGCAAAATCGACGTCGCTATCGTATGGGGTCCTCTTGCCGGTTACTATGCGGCCCGGCAGCGAGTTGCTCTTGATCTGCGTCCCGTAAACCCTGAACTCGATCCACCAGCGCTTCCATTTCGCTTCGCAATGGCCGTCGCTGTACGCAAGTCAGATCGCGAACTTAAAGACCAATTGGATCGCGCTCTGCTGAAGAAGCATGCACAGATTGAGCGAATTCTTCGCACGTACTCCGTGCCAGAATTTCAGACTGCCACGACGCAGGCGAGGCTGAAATGA
- a CDS encoding methanol/ethanol family PQQ-dependent dehydrogenase: protein MEPDDGQWVRPAKDYASTRYSSLDQINVNNAKQLKVAWTFSTGMDRGHEAAPLYVNGTLYIITPWPNTLFALDAKTGAIKWQYNPDPSPSAKGVACCDWVNRGGSYAFGNIYYNTLDGFTVAVNATTGKEVYKTKLGDITKGETITMAPLVVKDKVLVGNSGGEFGVRGWLTAVDAHSGKIAWRAYSTGPDKDVLIGPRFKPFYSSDKGQDLGVKTWPPDAWKIGGGTVWGWISYDPETNLVFYGTANPGPWNSDERPGDNKWTAGIFARDADTGEAIWYYQYSRHDLYDYDGVNENLLLELPINGQQRKVIVHPDRNGYIYVLDRATGQPLSASPFAYVNTSKGVDLKSGLLQYNDEKKPRFGSVTREICPSAPGAKDWQPSAFSPRTGLLYLPHNNLCEDEEDVSVSYIAGTPYVGANVKMFAGPGGHGGEFTAWDPVNGKAVWKIKDRFPVWSGALATAGDVVFFGTMDGYFKAVNAKTGDELWQFKTGSGIIGQPVTYKGPDGKQYVAVLSGVGGWAGAIVSGGLDARDPTAALGFVSAMKELPKYTSKGGQLYVFALP from the coding sequence ATGGAGCCTGATGACGGCCAATGGGTCCGTCCGGCAAAGGACTATGCTTCCACTCGCTATAGTTCGTTGGATCAAATCAATGTCAACAATGCAAAGCAACTAAAAGTAGCCTGGACATTTTCGACCGGTATGGATCGCGGCCATGAAGCAGCGCCGCTCTATGTAAACGGGACGCTCTATATCATCACTCCTTGGCCAAATACTTTATTCGCGCTCGATGCGAAAACCGGCGCTATCAAATGGCAGTACAACCCCGATCCCTCGCCTTCCGCCAAGGGCGTAGCTTGTTGTGATTGGGTCAATCGCGGCGGATCTTACGCATTCGGAAATATCTACTACAACACGCTCGATGGTTTCACCGTTGCCGTGAATGCGACAACCGGCAAGGAAGTTTACAAGACGAAGCTGGGCGACATTACCAAGGGCGAGACCATCACGATGGCTCCGCTCGTGGTGAAAGACAAAGTGCTGGTGGGCAACAGCGGCGGGGAATTCGGAGTTCGAGGCTGGCTCACGGCGGTGGACGCACACAGCGGAAAGATTGCATGGCGCGCTTACAGCACGGGTCCGGACAAAGATGTGCTCATCGGTCCGCGATTTAAACCTTTCTACAGTTCCGATAAAGGACAAGACCTGGGAGTGAAGACCTGGCCGCCAGATGCATGGAAAATCGGCGGTGGCACGGTGTGGGGATGGATCTCCTATGATCCTGAAACGAATTTGGTATTTTACGGCACTGCCAACCCGGGTCCGTGGAATTCCGATGAGCGTCCTGGCGACAACAAATGGACCGCAGGCATTTTTGCACGCGATGCGGATACCGGTGAAGCAATCTGGTATTACCAGTACAGCCGGCACGACCTTTATGACTACGATGGCGTGAATGAAAACCTGCTGCTGGAACTGCCCATCAACGGGCAGCAGCGCAAGGTTATCGTTCACCCGGACCGAAACGGTTATATCTACGTGCTTGACCGTGCTACCGGGCAGCCGCTTTCCGCCAGCCCTTTTGCTTACGTAAACACCAGCAAAGGCGTGGACTTGAAATCCGGGCTGCTGCAATACAACGATGAAAAGAAGCCCCGGTTTGGATCAGTAACGCGTGAAATATGTCCAAGCGCACCCGGCGCCAAGGATTGGCAACCATCCGCATTTTCTCCCAGAACAGGCCTGCTGTACCTGCCGCACAACAATCTCTGTGAGGACGAGGAGGATGTTTCCGTCAGTTACATCGCGGGAACTCCATACGTAGGAGCGAATGTAAAAATGTTTGCCGGGCCGGGAGGACACGGCGGCGAGTTCACGGCATGGGATCCGGTCAATGGCAAAGCGGTTTGGAAAATCAAAGACCGTTTCCCGGTCTGGAGCGGCGCGCTGGCTACAGCTGGCGATGTGGTTTTCTTTGGCACCATGGACGGCTACTTTAAAGCCGTTAATGCCAAGACAGGCGATGAACTCTGGCAATTCAAGACCGGATCGGGAATCATCGGCCAGCCGGTTACGTATAAAGGTCCCGATGGCAAGCAATATGTAGCCGTTCTCTCCGGGGTAGGAGGTTGGGCAGGAGCAATTGTTTCCGGGGGATTGGATGCACGCGATCCTACAGCTGCGCTGGGATTCGTGAGCGCTATGAAAGAGCTTCCTAAATACACCAGCAAAGGAGGCCAGTTGTATGTTTTTGCGCTTCCTTAA